A window from Engraulis encrasicolus isolate BLACKSEA-1 chromosome 11, IST_EnEncr_1.0, whole genome shotgun sequence encodes these proteins:
- the lhx2a gene encoding LIM/homeobox protein Lhx2a isoform X1, with protein MEVLAFRSAETTCSSTTMLFHGLPGGEMQGVIDEMDRRGKGDSAAISSAIDMGETEASLTSINSERVALCAGCGGKISDRYYLLAVDKQWHMRCLKCCECKLNLESELTCFSKDGSIYCKEDYYSRRFSVQRCARCHLGISASEMVMRARDLVYHLNCFTCTTCNKMLTTGDHFGMRDNLVYCRLHFETLIQGEYQAHFNHTDVSTVKGLGAGTANSLGLPYYNGVATVQKGRPRKRKSPGPGAELAAYNAALSCNENDGDHLDRDSHYSSGQKSKRMRTSFKHHQLRTMKSYFAINHNPDAKDLKQLAQKTGLTKRVLQVWFQNARAKFRRNLLRQESTGVDKVSDGSTLPGGSPSGPPSELSNASMSPSSTPSALTDLTSPSMPNVNPVLTAVPGGMDPHDSMSPGQTTLTSLF; from the exons ATGGAAGTTTTGGCTTTTAGATCTGCGGAAACAACGTGTTCTTCCACAACAATGCTCTTCCACGGCCTCCCCGGAGGCGAGATGCAAGGAGTTATCGATGAAATGGACCGGAGAGGCAAGGGAGACTCTGCCGCAATCAGCTCGGCTATCGACATGGGTGAAACCGAAGCG AGCCTGACGTCCATCAACAGCGAGCGGGTGGCCCTGTGTGCCGGATGCGGGGGAAAGATATCCGACCGCTACTACCTGCTGGCGGTGGACAAGCAGTGGCATATGCGCTGTCTCAAATGTTGCGAATGTAAACTCAACTTGGAGTCGGAGCTTACCTGCTTCAGCAAAGATGGCAGCATATACTGCAAGGAAGACTATTACAG CAGGAGATTTTCCGTGCAGAGATGTGCCCGGTGTCACCTTGGGATATCAGCGTCGGAGATGGTTATGCGCGCGAGAGACTTGGTGTATCACCTGAACTGTTTCACGTGCACCACATGCAACAAAATGCTTACAACGGGAGACCATTTTGGAATGCGCGACAACTTGGTGTACTGTCGACTGCACTTCGAGACACTCATACAAGGGGAATATCAGGCCCATTTTAATCACACGGACGTATCCACAGTGAAGGGACTTGGTGCGGGCACTGCAAACTCTCTGGGACTTCCCTACTACAACGGAGTGGCAACGGTGCAGAAAGGGAGACCAAGGAAGAGAAAAAGTCCCGGGCCTGGAGCTGAGCTAGCGGCTTACAATGCAG CCCTGAGCTGCAACGAGAACGACGGCGACCACCTGGACCGCGACTCGCACTACAGCTCAGGACAGAAGTCCAAGCGCATGCGCACCTCCTTCAAGCACCACCAGCTACGCACCATGAAGTCCTACTTCGCCATCAACCACAACCCCGACGCCAAGGACCTCAAGCAGCTCGCGCAGAAGACCGGCCTCACCAAACGGGTACTGCAG GTATGGTTCCAGAACGCTCGCGCCAAGTTCCGACGGAACCTGCTCCGGCAGGAGAGCACCGGCGTGGACAAGGTGTCTGACGGCTCCACGCTCCCCGGCGGCTCTCCCTCGGGACCCCCCTCGGAGCTCTCCAACGCCTCCATGAGCCCCTCCAGCACCCCCTCGGCCCTCACCGACCTCACCAGCCCCTCCATGCCCAACGTCAACCCCGTGCTCACGGCCGTGCCGGGGGGGATGGACCCCCATGACTCCATGAGCCCGGGCCAGACCACCCTCACCAGCCTATTCTGA
- the lhx2a gene encoding LIM/homeobox protein Lhx2a isoform X2, producing MEVLAFRSAETTCSSTTMLFHGLPGGEMQGVIDEMDRRGKGDSAAISSAIDMGETEASLTSINSERVALCAGCGGKISDRYYLLAVDKQWHMRCLKCCECKLNLESELTCFSKDGSIYCKEDYYRRFSVQRCARCHLGISASEMVMRARDLVYHLNCFTCTTCNKMLTTGDHFGMRDNLVYCRLHFETLIQGEYQAHFNHTDVSTVKGLGAGTANSLGLPYYNGVATVQKGRPRKRKSPGPGAELAAYNAALSCNENDGDHLDRDSHYSSGQKSKRMRTSFKHHQLRTMKSYFAINHNPDAKDLKQLAQKTGLTKRVLQVWFQNARAKFRRNLLRQESTGVDKVSDGSTLPGGSPSGPPSELSNASMSPSSTPSALTDLTSPSMPNVNPVLTAVPGGMDPHDSMSPGQTTLTSLF from the exons ATGGAAGTTTTGGCTTTTAGATCTGCGGAAACAACGTGTTCTTCCACAACAATGCTCTTCCACGGCCTCCCCGGAGGCGAGATGCAAGGAGTTATCGATGAAATGGACCGGAGAGGCAAGGGAGACTCTGCCGCAATCAGCTCGGCTATCGACATGGGTGAAACCGAAGCG AGCCTGACGTCCATCAACAGCGAGCGGGTGGCCCTGTGTGCCGGATGCGGGGGAAAGATATCCGACCGCTACTACCTGCTGGCGGTGGACAAGCAGTGGCATATGCGCTGTCTCAAATGTTGCGAATGTAAACTCAACTTGGAGTCGGAGCTTACCTGCTTCAGCAAAGATGGCAGCATATACTGCAAGGAAGACTATTACAG GAGATTTTCCGTGCAGAGATGTGCCCGGTGTCACCTTGGGATATCAGCGTCGGAGATGGTTATGCGCGCGAGAGACTTGGTGTATCACCTGAACTGTTTCACGTGCACCACATGCAACAAAATGCTTACAACGGGAGACCATTTTGGAATGCGCGACAACTTGGTGTACTGTCGACTGCACTTCGAGACACTCATACAAGGGGAATATCAGGCCCATTTTAATCACACGGACGTATCCACAGTGAAGGGACTTGGTGCGGGCACTGCAAACTCTCTGGGACTTCCCTACTACAACGGAGTGGCAACGGTGCAGAAAGGGAGACCAAGGAAGAGAAAAAGTCCCGGGCCTGGAGCTGAGCTAGCGGCTTACAATGCAG CCCTGAGCTGCAACGAGAACGACGGCGACCACCTGGACCGCGACTCGCACTACAGCTCAGGACAGAAGTCCAAGCGCATGCGCACCTCCTTCAAGCACCACCAGCTACGCACCATGAAGTCCTACTTCGCCATCAACCACAACCCCGACGCCAAGGACCTCAAGCAGCTCGCGCAGAAGACCGGCCTCACCAAACGGGTACTGCAG GTATGGTTCCAGAACGCTCGCGCCAAGTTCCGACGGAACCTGCTCCGGCAGGAGAGCACCGGCGTGGACAAGGTGTCTGACGGCTCCACGCTCCCCGGCGGCTCTCCCTCGGGACCCCCCTCGGAGCTCTCCAACGCCTCCATGAGCCCCTCCAGCACCCCCTCGGCCCTCACCGACCTCACCAGCCCCTCCATGCCCAACGTCAACCCCGTGCTCACGGCCGTGCCGGGGGGGATGGACCCCCATGACTCCATGAGCCCGGGCCAGACCACCCTCACCAGCCTATTCTGA